A region of Kribbella sp. NBC_01245 DNA encodes the following proteins:
- a CDS encoding TauD/TfdA family dioxygenase gives MSTRTQTQTKSNRAQRSNAWATLVLTDTERDILATAAGSTAPDPHLAPSAFRAIAQAAWSELRSSTRDRFIELRTGTSERPELHVQNLPLVPALPPTPLASSWSRTTAGHFSELLMIAFTTELGYPISYADQRDGALFHDIYPTRANATKVSSQSHKVGLGFHSEMFFHPTPPAFLLLHCLRPDPAGVALTSVADLATIERSLSSGDRTALRQPAYALDLARLHGSYTYKGRPITKDDPRPCLPVISSDDRAKFRFEPALTTPMTQVCSDALLNAEHAADATAVHGALRTGSLLIIDNRRAAHSRSSFPARFDGSDRWLRRMMVAASPADPADGVVRSENLDLFTPWQDAGASFAHVPYVANCGGQA, from the coding sequence ATGAGTACACGAACACAAACACAAACCAAATCCAACCGGGCGCAGCGATCAAACGCTTGGGCGACCTTGGTTTTAACCGACACCGAGAGGGACATTCTGGCCACCGCCGCAGGGTCAACCGCGCCCGACCCGCACCTCGCGCCGTCGGCGTTTCGTGCGATCGCGCAGGCGGCCTGGAGCGAACTCCGGAGCAGCACCCGCGACCGTTTCATCGAGCTACGTACCGGGACCTCCGAGCGGCCTGAGCTCCACGTTCAGAACCTTCCCCTGGTGCCGGCACTGCCGCCGACACCGCTCGCATCGTCATGGTCGCGAACAACCGCAGGGCACTTCAGCGAGCTGCTGATGATCGCGTTTACGACTGAACTCGGCTATCCCATCTCCTACGCGGACCAGCGCGACGGGGCGCTGTTTCACGACATCTACCCGACGCGGGCCAACGCCACGAAGGTGTCCAGCCAAAGCCACAAGGTAGGCCTCGGCTTCCATTCCGAGATGTTCTTCCACCCGACCCCTCCTGCCTTCCTCCTCCTCCACTGTCTCCGCCCTGATCCGGCCGGAGTAGCGCTCACCAGCGTGGCAGATCTCGCGACCATCGAGAGGTCATTGTCCTCAGGCGACCGCACCGCATTGCGTCAGCCCGCCTACGCACTCGACCTCGCTCGACTGCACGGCAGCTACACCTATAAGGGACGACCAATCACCAAAGACGACCCACGCCCATGCCTCCCGGTCATCTCTTCCGATGACCGGGCAAAGTTCCGGTTCGAGCCGGCGTTGACCACCCCCATGACGCAGGTTTGCAGCGACGCGTTGCTGAACGCCGAGCACGCTGCAGATGCCACCGCCGTGCACGGCGCTCTGCGGACGGGCAGTCTGCTGATCATCGACAACCGCCGTGCAGCTCACTCTCGATCCTCGTTCCCAGCTCGCTTCGACGGCTCGGACCGCTGGTTGCGCCGAATGATGGTCGCCGCCAGCCCGGCGGACCCCGCAGATGGCGTGGTCCGGTCGGAGAATTTGGATCTGTTCACGCCCTGGCAAGACGCCGGTGCATCCTTCGCTCACGTTCCGTACGTCGCGAACTGCGGAGGGCAGGCATGA
- a CDS encoding TauD/TfdA family dioxygenase, translating to MSSVLAPELETISWRRMDGPELVHAARAALAGPGVLRVSEFPTTTREYLRFLRAFGEPLRYYGSDAGTHPEASEIWQIKYDPESAARGETHALAGPLSAHSSQSLRDPRPRFFSMLMVNAGWQHLPLRTNGESVLAPWRLAVETMRADLGAAFDSVRQALLDEVPFPDGSSRTVAYQLASARSVDDLGIRLKSDLLPFLEQAWPMHRGTHAVRHLVDAAQKTALRISLQSGDLVLLDNDRWGHGRESVVGTAQNLGGELTLNPRELWSVTID from the coding sequence ATGAGCAGCGTGTTGGCTCCAGAACTCGAAACCATCAGCTGGAGGCGGATGGACGGCCCCGAGCTAGTACATGCCGCGCGCGCGGCTCTCGCGGGCCCAGGTGTCCTGCGTGTCAGTGAATTCCCCACCACGACAAGGGAGTACCTGCGGTTCCTACGAGCATTCGGCGAGCCGCTCAGGTACTACGGCAGCGACGCTGGCACGCATCCAGAAGCCAGTGAAATCTGGCAGATTAAGTACGACCCGGAATCCGCCGCACGCGGCGAGACCCACGCACTCGCCGGACCGCTGTCCGCCCATTCGTCGCAATCCCTCAGGGACCCCCGCCCTCGATTCTTCAGCATGCTCATGGTCAACGCCGGCTGGCAGCATCTGCCGCTCAGAACAAATGGGGAGTCTGTACTGGCGCCATGGCGGCTCGCCGTGGAAACGATGCGGGCCGACCTTGGGGCCGCATTCGACTCGGTTCGCCAAGCGCTACTGGACGAGGTCCCTTTCCCAGACGGATCCAGCCGAACGGTCGCTTACCAGCTCGCATCTGCGCGGTCCGTGGACGACCTCGGCATCCGTCTCAAGAGCGACCTTCTGCCGTTCCTGGAACAGGCTTGGCCCATGCATCGTGGTACCCACGCCGTGCGGCACCTCGTAGATGCCGCCCAGAAGACCGCGCTTCGGATCAGCCTCCAGTCCGGGGACCTGGTGCTCCTCGACAACGACCGATGGGGCCACGGAAGGGAATCAGTCGTCGGTACGGCGCAGAACTTGGGTGGCGAATTGACGCTCAACCCGCGCGAGCTGTGGAGCGTGACCATTGACTAG
- a CDS encoding M48 family metalloprotease — protein MLPPLPRRSGGFEASGWTDLWLALPWALWSYLALTAVFGLVVDLDETPTLSMVIALWIVSGLAVLHPRTEDLIARWVYRLRDLTVKEELAVRPAWQEVCATAGVDPSAYRLWIYEGQQVTAPATAGRTVAVTSWAVEELPPRPLRAVLAHELGHHLGTPPRWSVLVLWYSIPARLAAVAIQRGVPALRQFPAVAIAALVFLTTALVGLMFYVFFLDVGAASLLLMLSPLAGPPILGLAGRAAERFADRKAADLGYGNQLQDVFYGWMRQARTSGTTPGVITTPVDPSIPRRLTALEGHLGDVAYLPFGGRPGAP, from the coding sequence GTGCTTCCTCCACTACCTCGACGTTCAGGCGGCTTCGAGGCGTCCGGCTGGACCGACCTGTGGCTCGCACTCCCGTGGGCGCTGTGGTCATACCTGGCGTTGACGGCGGTGTTCGGTCTAGTCGTCGACCTGGACGAGACGCCGACACTGTCGATGGTGATCGCACTGTGGATCGTCTCGGGCCTGGCCGTGCTGCACCCGCGCACCGAGGACCTGATCGCCCGGTGGGTGTACCGGCTGCGGGATCTCACGGTGAAGGAGGAACTCGCCGTGCGTCCGGCGTGGCAGGAGGTGTGCGCCACGGCCGGCGTCGACCCGAGCGCGTACCGGTTGTGGATCTACGAAGGTCAGCAAGTGACAGCGCCGGCCACGGCCGGCCGCACGGTCGCGGTGACGAGCTGGGCGGTCGAAGAGCTGCCGCCACGGCCGTTGCGGGCGGTGCTGGCGCACGAGCTGGGCCACCACCTTGGTACGCCGCCGCGATGGTCGGTGCTGGTGCTGTGGTACTCGATCCCTGCCCGGCTGGCAGCGGTCGCGATCCAGCGCGGCGTCCCCGCGCTACGGCAGTTCCCCGCCGTGGCCATCGCGGCCCTGGTGTTCCTGACCACCGCGCTAGTTGGCCTGATGTTCTACGTGTTCTTCCTCGACGTGGGCGCGGCTTCGCTGCTGCTGATGCTGTCGCCGTTGGCCGGTCCGCCGATACTCGGTCTGGCCGGCCGCGCAGCCGAGAGGTTTGCCGACCGCAAAGCCGCCGACCTCGGCTACGGCAACCAACTGCAAGACGTGTTCTACGGCTGGATGCGGCAGGCCCGCACAAGCGGCACCACCCCCGGCGTGATCACGACACCGGTAGATCCGAGTATCCCGCGACGCCTGACCGCACTGGAAGGCCACCTGGGAGATGTGGCATACCTGCCGTTCGGTGGCCGTCCCGGCGCACCATGA